From Tripterygium wilfordii isolate XIE 37 chromosome 16, ASM1340144v1, whole genome shotgun sequence, one genomic window encodes:
- the LOC119980969 gene encoding ethylene-responsive transcription factor WRI1-like translates to MKRSPTTSSSSSSISSSSSSSSCIVASRIHDSDQPIKPTKKPRKKNQNQNQHKCKNANSSTPNAGSKRSSIYRGVTRHRWTGRFEAHLWDKSSWNNIQNKKGKQVYLGAYDNEEAAVRTYDLAALKYWGPDTTLNFQIDNYTEEIEEMQKVSKEEYLASLRRRSSGFSRGVSKYRGVARHHHNGRWEARIGRVLGNKYLYLGTYDTQEEAAAAYDMAALEYRGANAVTNFDINKYIEKLKEKGIHIVLDHLQEPIANCSSESSEEAEAEVEQQDQQELACQQPEPEAGTQDYPCIENSAMAPLMDSDEIAWSFCMEPGFNPLPVPQFPLETPGEFAGLFDESIGFEDNILDLIFDRNVDGEDAGCVVENNGKERLNSSPSSSTTSVSCNYSVWKE, encoded by the exons ATGAAAAGGTCACCTactacttcttcttcctcctcctccatttcctcttcttcttcttcttcatcatgcaTTGTTGCGTCTAGAATTCATGATTCTGACCAACCCATCAAGCCAAccaaaaaacccagaaagaaaaatcaaaatcaaaaccaacacAAATGCAAGAATGCCAATTCTAGTACTCCTAATGCAGGAAGCAAGAGAAGCTCCATCTACAGAGGAGTCACCAG GCATAGATGGACAGGGAGGTTTGAGGCTCATCTTTGGGACAAGAGTTCATGGAACAACATTCAGAACAAGAAAGGAAAACAAG TATATCTGG GTGCATATGATAATGAAGAGGCTGCTGTCAGAACTTATGATCTTGCTGCCTTGAAGTACTGGGGGCCAGACACCACCTTGAATTTTCAG ATAGATAACTACACTGAGGAGATTGAAGAAATGCAGAAGGTGTCCAAGGAAGAGTACCTGGCTTCGTTGAGGCGGCGCAGCAGTGGATTTTCTCGAGGAGTTTCTAAGTATCGCGGGGTGGCTAG GCATCACCATAATGGGAGATGGGAGGCAAGAATTGGTCGAGTTCTTGGTAACAAGTATCTCTATCTCGGAACTTATG atacacAGGAAGAGGCAGCAGCAGCATATGATATGGCAGCATTAGAGTACAGAGGAGCAAATGCAGTGACCAATTTTGACATTAACAAATACATTGAGAAGTTGAAGGAGAAAGGCATCCATATTGTTCTTGATCATTTACAAGAACCGATCGCCAACTGCTCCTCCGAGTCATCCGAAGAAGCCGAAGCTGAAGTCGAACAACAGGACCAGCAAGAATTAGCCTGTCAACAACCTGAACCAGAAGCAGGAACTCAAGATTATCCTTGCATAGAGAATTCTGCAATGGCACCTCTCATGGACTCGGACGAGATCGCTTGGAGCTTCTGTATGGAACCGGGGTTCAACCCGTTACCGGTCCCCCAATTTCCCCTCGAAACCCCAGGCGAGTTTGCCGGTTTGTTCGATGAAAGTATTGGTTTCGAGGACAACATTCTTGACTTGATATTTGACAGGAATGTCGACGGGGAGGACGCGGGTTGTGTGGTGGAGAATAATGGTAAAGAGAGGTTGAACTCCTCACCATCCTCTTCAACAACCTCAGTCTCTTGTAACTATTCTGTTTGGAAAGAGTAG
- the LOC119980968 gene encoding protein FAR1-RELATED SEQUENCE 3-like translates to MDVSVIDVEGESADNHVVVNSESNKGSKQNIIENSTDSEVMNQDEEGGPKPHVGMEFESEDAAKTFYDSYSRHAGFSIHVGKFDRTKPDGPIVTWEFACSREVFKRKNVESCNAMLRIERKDSDNWIVTKFVENHNHSLVSPSRVHYLRPRRHFAGTAKNATETLDATNDVYISMDANHVSSEPNRIRNVSPVEPNRPAKNIGSMNYIRLPSRKRNLGRDAQNLLNYFKKMQAENPGFYYAIQLDDNNCMTNVFWADARSRTAYSHFGDAVIFDTMYRPNQYQVPFAPFTGVNHHGQMVLFGCALLLDESESSFTWLFKTLLSAMNDQPPVSLTTDQDRAIQVAVAQVLPETRHCICKWHILREGQERLGHIYLAHPSLYGELYGCINFSDTIEDFESSWVTLLDKYDLQKNEWLQAVYNAREQWAPVYFRSSFFAALSSNQGVCSFFDGYVNQQTTVPLFFKQYERALEHSLEKELEADYDTIHTTPVLKTPSPMEQQASNVYTKKVFAKFQEELVETFVYTANKIEDDGFTGKYRVAKYEHDHKAFIVSMTVSESEMKANCSCQMFEYSGILCRHILTVFTVTNVLTLPSHYILTRWTRNAKSWSGLDEKVVDPHCIDTLTLRFNNLCREAIKYAEEGAIATETYNAAIGALREGWKKIVAMKKNVAKIAPPTSHGGGNSQEDCNKKTFSPASETVPSLWPWQEAMPHRFNLNDVGVPVTDLDHPSMTSVSYHRDGGQTDKTVVLTCFKSMTWVIEDKASAGKVAVINLKLQDYGKNPPGETEVQFRLTRAALEPMLISMSYISQQLSAPGNRVAMINLKLQDTKTTSGETELKFQVSRDTLGSMSRSMTYIREQL, encoded by the exons ATGGATGTTTCAGTGATAGATGTGGAAGGGGAAAGTGCAGACAATCATGTAGTAGTAAATTCTGAATCCAACAAAGGTAGTAAACAGAATATAATTGAGAATTCTACAGACTCTGAGGTAATGAATCAGGATGAGGAGGGGGGTCCCAAACCACACGTGGGCATGGAATTTGAATCAGAAGATGCTGCCAAGACTTTCTATGATTCTTATTCTCGGCATGCTGGTTTTAGCATCCATGTTGGCAAATTCGACCGTACTAAGCCTGATGGGCCAATTGTAACTTGGGAGTTTGCATGTTCCAGAGAGGTTTTTAAGAGGAAGAACGTTGAAAGCTGCAATGCTATGCTGAGGATAGAAAGAAAAGATTCAGACAATTGGATTGTGACTAAGTTTGTGGAAAATCATAATCATTCGCTTGTTTCGCCTAGTAGGGTCCATTACCTGCGACCACGTAGGCATTTTGCTGGTACTGCAAAGAATGCAACTGAAACATTGGATGCCACCAATGATGTTTATATTTCTATGGATGCCAATCATGTGTCTTCCGAACCAAACCGCATTAGAAATGTGTCCCCTGTAGAACCCAATCGTCCAGCTAAGAATATTGGGTCTATGAACTACATTAGACTTCCTAGCCGAAAAAGAAACCTTGGAAGAGATGCTCAAAATCTTCTAAACTATTTTAAGAAGATGCAGGCAGAAAACCCCGGCTTCTATTATGCCATACAACTCGATGATAATAACTGCATGACTAATGTATTTTGGGCTGATGCAAGATCAAGAACAGCTTACAGCCACTTTGGAGATGCAGTTATTTTTGACACAATGTATAGACCTAATCAGTATCAGGTTCCATTTGCTCCTTTTACGGGGGTGAATCATCATGGTCAGATGGTGTTATTTGGCTGTGCATTGCTTCTTGATGAGTCAGAGTCTTCCTTTACTTGGTTATTTAAGACATTGCTATCAGCTATGAATGACCAGCCTCCTGTTTCTCTTACCACGGACCAAGATAGAGCCATACAAGTGGCGGTAGCTCAGGTGTTGCCAGAAACTCGTCACTGCATTTGCAAGTGGCATATTCTGAGAGAAGGCCAAGAAAGGTTGGGGCACATATATCTTGCTCACCCTTCCTTGTATGGTGAGCTGTATGGCTGTATTAATTTTTCTGATACAATTGAAGATTTTGAATCATCTTGGGTTACTTTGCTTGATAAATATGATCTCCAAAAAAACGAGTGGCTTCAGGCAGTGTATAATGCTCGAGAACAGTGGGCTCCTGTTTATTTTCGTAGCTCTTTCTTTGCTGCACTTTCATCAAATCAAGGGGTTTGCTCCTTTTTTGATGGATATGTAAATCAGCAGACAACAGTGCCACTGTTCTTCAAGCAGTATGAAAGGGCTCTTGAACATTCTCTGGAAAAGGAACTGGAGGCAGATTATGATACAATTCACACCACACCTGTGCTAAAGACACCATCACCAATGGAGCAGCAGGCATCGAACGTCTACACCAAGAAAGTATTTGCAAAATTTCAAGAGGAGCTAGTTGAAACTTTTGTATATACAGCAAATAAGATTGAGGATGATGGGTTCACAGGTAAATACAGGGTTGCAAAATACGAGCATGATCATAAGGCATTCATAGTCTCTATGACTGTCTCTGAGTCTGAGATGAAAGCAAATTGCAGCTGTCAGATGTTTGAGTATTCAGGCATTCTTTGTAGGCACATATTAACCGTATTCACTGTAACAAATGTTCTTACCCTTCCATCGCATTACATATTGACACGATGGACAAGGAATGCCAAATCCTGGTCTGGGTTAGATGAAAAAGTTGTAGATCCCCATTGTATTGACACTCTTACTCTCCGCTTTAACAATCTATGTCGGGAAGCCATTAAATATGCAGAGGAAGGAGCAATTGCTACAGAAACTTATAATGCAGCAATTGGTGCTTTAAGAGAGGGTTGGAAGAAAATTGTTGCCATGAAGAAGAATGTTGCTAAAATTGCGCCTCCTACCTCCCATGGTGGTGGAAATAGCCAGGAAGATTGTAACAAGAAAACCTTTTCACCAGCTTCTGAGACAGTCCCATCATTGTGGCCTTGGCAAGAGGCAATGCCACATCGCTTTAACCTCAATGATGTTGGAGTTCCAGTTACTGATTTGGATCATCCCAGTATGACTTCTGTGTCCTATCATCGTGACGGTGGCCAAACAGATAAGACG GTGGTTCTAACCTGTTTTAAGTCTATGACATGGGTTATAGAAGATAAAGCATCGGCTGGTAAAGTAGCTGTCATAAATTTGAAG CTACAAGACTATGGGAAAAATCCCCCGGGAGAAACCGAAGTACAATTTAGGCTAACAAGGGCTGCATTGGAGCCTATGTTAATATCCATGTCCTACATCAGTCAGCAGCTTTCAGCACCAGGAAATAGAGTTGCAATGATCAATCTTAAG CTCCAGGATACGAAGACAACTTCTGGAGAAACAGAATTAAAATTTCAGGTGTCAAGAGATACGCTGGGATCCATGTCGAGATCAATGACTTATATTCGTGAACAACTATGA